A single Lacerta agilis isolate rLacAgi1 chromosome 10, rLacAgi1.pri, whole genome shotgun sequence DNA region contains:
- the KMT2E gene encoding inactive histone-lysine N-methyltransferase 2E isoform X6 — protein sequence MAHVTHSLEECPCLQRPSPRYRPILFCSEVTQLQESYIQKNKKILKAAKDLPPDALIIEYRGKFMLREQFEANGYFFKRPYPFVLFYSKFHGLEMCVDARTFGNEARFIRRSCTPNAEVRHAIEDGTIHLYIYSIQNIPKGTEITIAFDFDYGNCKYKVDCACLKENPECPVLKRGSEPTENINTGYETRRKKGRKERDASKEKETQNQNITLDCEGAATKTKFPDNRQRKLSPLRLSISNNQEPDFIDDIEEKTPISNEVEMESEEQIAERKRKMTREERKMEAILQAFARLEKREKRREQALERISTAKTEIKPECKETQIINETEFVQEPAKEETATKPTPAKVNRTKQRKSFSRSRTHIGQQRRRHRTVSMCSDIQPSSPDVEVSSQHNEPENTALSAEPETETTVAEIVPEPEPPALNKCPTKYPKTKKGTHSLQLTFLDQKDGKGWTQICEHLVSEWLSEKNEKTGKPTDSLSERTLRITTDPEVLATQLNSLPGLTYSPHVYTTPKHYIRFTSPFLSEKRRRKEPVENIGSCKKRWLKQALEEENTTAVDRFNSPSHERSRSPTVNGESRSPLLLNDSCSLSDLTTPLKKRRVYQLSDSAYSETSTPIPSPYATPTHADLSASDPLLFATPPRIKADDETCRNGYKPIYSPVTPVIPCVHGNAMHFENISSPESSPEVKRRTYNQEGYERSAAAMLALNPFRNSNLTEMCLQEIKTIGYSSPRNRTDGARQCSGENETASDLQLGLEAIEQSALHKTLDNPCHDRTDASSQLETAHCGRGTVYPTWVKSPDRTGVNFSMNSNLRDLTPSHQLEVGGGFRINESKCLIPDDARGGMFMETPVFCTSEDGLAAGFGRTVSTDSLMDGNCTPQNPPQKKKVSLLEYRKRQREARKSGSKAESFPLLTISPHSAGGGNNGGSADGYNSSENGEPVEREHTASLPLPLPAADYSTTSEETENSSSSKEASSEKNDPEVQWTASTSVEQVRERSYQRALLLSDHRKDKDSDPENPEPTSECPSPDTSLKACKSPLKVSKTSSPSPVAPAPSLGKTPTKQDAQWETRADAPEAENTTHPKPDQPQKPLANNAEALSKNHQSQPHSRSAADQLSQKLPSAPLKLHCPPSPQVENPPKPSTPHTPVQHGYLSPKPPSQQLGSPCRPHHPPSPQVGTPQRDAHRSFYAATQSLQPGTQQQPSGTLFPQTSSVSYSQFHQQNLNASAPPPPPPPPPSSTYYQNQQAPSGNFQNYSQLKSSIPPQQTVFPSGPNQALAGTTCQQPVSGHHVTSGHFLPSQNPSIHHQTPAVGAPPPPPPPPPAPGPHLVQQQQSSHQQHAVAHVVGPVHAVAVAPGSHIHSQAAGHHLPPPPPPPGPLPHHHPTHPTTGHQGLQAQHQHVVNSAPPPPPPPPPATVLGSGHHTASAQGLHHASHQGPPLFPSGAHSTVTSYPSQPHHTPLGPGPQHQPAGTGPHCPLQGQGPHLQPQGPSSIPTPTASGFCPHPGSVSLPHGVQGPQQASPVPGQIPIHRAQVPPTFQNNYHGSGWH from the exons ATGGCGCACGTGACGCACTCCTTGGAGGAATGTCCCTGCTTGCAGAGACCTTCGCCTAGATATAGGCCAATTCTCTTTTGCTCAGAAGTGACACAATTACAAGAG aGCTATAttcaaaaaaacaagaaaattctAAAAGCTGCCAAAGACTTGCCTCCAGATGCACTTATTATTGAATATCGAGGAAAGTTCATGCTGAGAGAACAATTTGAAGCTAATGGATATTTCTTTAAGAG GCCATACCCAtttgttctattctattctaaattcCATGGGCTAGAAATGTGTGTAGATGCAAGAACCTTTGGGAATGAAGCTCGATTCATCAGACGTTCTTGTACACCCAATGCTGAG GTTAGACATGCCATTGAAGATGGAACCATTCATCTTTATATCTACTCCATCCAAAACATTCCAAAGGGAACAGAAATAACTATTGCATTCGATTTTGATTATGGAAATTG caaatACAAAGTGGACTGTGCTTGTTTGAAAGAAAATCCTGAATGCCCAGTACTTAAGCGAGGCTCTGAACCAACAGAAAACATAAATACTGGATATGAAACTAGAAGAAAAAAGGGCAGAAAAGAGAGGGATGCTTCAAAAGAGAAGGAGACTCAAAACCAGAACATCACCTTGGATTGTGAAGGAGCAGCCACCAAAACAAAGTTTCCAGACAACAGACAGAGAAAGCTTTCTCCCCTAAGGCTATCAATCTCAAATAATCAG GAGCCAGATTTTATTGATGATATAGAAGAAAAAACTCCTATTAGCAATGAAGTAGAAATGGAATCAGAGGAGCAGAttgcagaaaggaaaaggaagatg ACCAGAGAAGAACGGAAAATGGAAGCCATTCTTCAAGCTTTTGCCAGgctagaaaaaagagaaaaaagaagagagcAGGCTTTGGAAAGAATCAGTACAGCTAAAACGGAAATTAAACCTGAATGCAAGGAAACGCAGATCATCAATGAAACAGAATTTGTACAG GAACCAGCAAAAGAGGAAACTGCCACTAAGCCAACCCCTGCCAAAGTCAATAGGACAAAACAGAGGAAAAGTTTCTCTCGGAGCAGAACTCATATCGGACAGCAGCGGAGAAGGCACAGAACTGTTAGCATGTGTTCAGATATTCAACCATCCTCTCCTGATGTGGAAGTTAGTTCACAGCACAATGAGCCTGAAAACACTGCACTTTCAGCTGAGCCTGAAACGGAGACAACTGTTGCTGAAATAGTTCCTGAACCAGAACCCCCAGCACTTAACAAATGCCCTACTAAATATCCTAAAACAAAAAAG GGAACACATTCCTTGCAGCTCACATTCCTTGACCAGAAGGATGGGAAGGGCTGGACACAAATTTGTGAG CACTTGGTGAGTGAGTGGTTAAGTGAGAAGAATGAGAAGACAGGAAAACCGACGGACAGCCTTTCAGAAAGGACCCTGCGTATAACGACAGATCCTGAGGTTTTGGCTACACAGCTGAATTCTTTGCCCGGTCTCACTTACAGCCCACATGTATATACTACTCCTAAGCACTATATTCGTTTTACATCGCCATTCCTTTCGGAAAAGAGGCGCAGAAAAGAACCTGTGGAAAACATTGGCTCTTGCAAGAAG CGTTGGTTGAAGCAAGCTCTGGAAGAAGAAAACACAACAGCTGTAGATAGGTTTAATTCACCATCTCATGAAAGATCTAGAAGTCCCACTGTCAATGGTGAAAGTAGAAGTCCCTTGTTATTAAATGACAGTTGTTCTTTATCAG ACCTCACAACACCGTTAAAAAAACGAAGAGTCTATCAGCTGTCGGATTCTGCCTATTCGGAAACATCTACACCTATTCCTTCTCCATATGCCACACCAACCCATGCTGATCTCTCTGCCTCAGATCCATTGCTATTTGCAACTCCTCCTAGAATAaaagcagatgatgaaacctGTAGGAATGGTTATAAGCCCATTTACTCACCTGTTACGCCAGTGATTCCATGTGTACATGGAAATGCAATGCACTTTGAG aatatTTCCTCACCTGAAAGTTCCCCAGAAGTTAAGAGGCGAACGTATAATCAAGAG GGATATGAACggtcagcagcagcaatgctagCACTCAACCCTTTCAGAAATTCCAATCTAACAGAAATGTGCCTGCAAGAAATAAAGACTATTGGATATTCCAGTCCAAGAAATAGGACTGATGGCGCCAGGCAATGCTCCGGAGAAAATGAAACGGCCTCCGACCTCCAGTTGGGACTTGAAGCAATTGAGCAAAGTGCACTGCATAAAACTCTGGACAACCCCTGCCATGATAGGACTGATGCTAGCAGCCAGCTGGAAACTGCTCACTGTGGACGGGGAACAGTTTATCCGACTTGGGTAAAGAGTCCCGACAGGACAGGTGTAAATTTCTCAATGAATTCCAATCTGAGGGACTTAACTCCTTCACACCAGCTGGAGGTAGGAGGTGGATTCCGAATAAACGAATCAAAGTGCCTGATTCCAGATGATGCCAGAGGTGGCATGTTCATGGAAACACCtgttttttgtacttctgaaGATGGACTTGCAGCTGGCTTTGGAAGAACTGTCAGTACTGACAGCTTGATGGATGGAAATTGCACACCCCAGAATCCTCCACAAAAGAAAAAG GTGTCACTTCTAGAATACCGCAAGAGGCAACGAGAAGCCAGAAAAAGTGGCTCCAAGGCAGAAAGCTTTCCCCTTCTAACCATATCGCCACACTCTGCTGGTGGAGGAAACAATGGCGGTTCTGCTGACGGGTATAACAGCAGCGAGAACGGGGAGCCAGTTGAGCGGGAGCACACGGCTAGCCTCCCTTTACCATTGCCAGCCGCCGATTATAGCACCACTTCAGAAGAAACAGAAAACTCCTCTTCATCAAAAGAAGCTTCAAGCGAGAAGAACGACCCAGAAGTTCAGTG GACTGCTTCAACTTCAGTGGAGCAAGTGAGGGAACGAAGTTATCAGCGAGCTTTGCTTCTTAGTGATCATAGGAAAGACAAGGACTCTG ATCCTGAAAATCCTGAGCCCACAAGTGAATGTCCGTCCCCAGATACTTCTCTGAAGGCTTGCAAGAGTCCTTTAAAAGTGAGCAAG ACTTCTTCACCAAGTCCTGTAGCTCCTGCCCCATCGCTTGGGAAAACACCCACAAAACAGGATGCCCAGTGGGAGACTAGAGCAGATGCTCCAGAGGCAGAGAACACAACTCACCCCAAACCTGACCAGCCACAGAAACCGCTGGCAAATAACGCCGAAGCACTTTCAAAAAACCACCAGTCCCAGCCCCATTCGCGCAGCGCAGCAGATCAACTCTCGCAAAAGCTGCCTTCTGCACCGTTGAAGCTGCACTGTCCCCCTTCGCCCCAGGTAGAGAACCCTCCCAAACCCTCTACTCCCCACACCCCTGTTCAACACGGCTACCTTTCGCCAAAGCCCCCTTCGCAACAATTGGGATCGCCATGCAGACCTCATCATCCTCCGTCACCTCAAGTGGGAACGCCTCAAAGAGACGCTCACAGAAGTTTCTATGCGGCGACGCAAAGCCTTCAGCCCGGCACCCAGCAGCAACCCAGCGGAACGCTGTTTCCCCAAACCTCTTCGGTCTCTTACAGCCAGTTCCACCAACAAAATTTGAACGCCAGTGCCCCGCCTCCTCCCCCGCCTCCGCCCCCTTCCTCTACTTATTATCAAAACCAGCAAGCCCCCTCAGGAAACTTTCAAAATTACAGTCAGTTAAAAAGTAGCATACCACCCCAACAAACTGTGTTTCCCTCTGGACCAAACCAAGCACTTGCGGGCACAACATGCCAGCAGCCCGTTTCAGGGCACCATGTAACCAGTGGGCATTTTTTGCCATCTCAGAACCCCAGTATTCACCACCAGACTCCAGCTGTCGGGGCTCCTCCGCCGCCCCCACCACCGCCACCTGCTCCAGGACCCCAtcttgtgcagcagcagcaaagttcTCATCAGCAGCATGCCGTGGCCCATGTCGTGGGCCCCGTGCACGCGGTCGCCGTGGCTCCGGGGTCACACATCCATTCTCAAGCTGCCGGTCACCATCTGCCGCCACCTCCGCCGCCGCCTGGCCCCCTTCCTCACCATCATCCGACTCACCCCACCACAGGCCACCAAGGTTTGCAAGCACAACACCAGCACGTAGTCAATTCGGCTCcgcctcctccaccacccccgcCACCTGCCACCGTTTTAGGCTCTGGGCACCACACGGCATCGGCGCAAGGATTGCACCATGCGTCCCACCAGGGCCCCCCACTTTTCCCCTCTGGCGCTCACTCAACAGTCACTTCCTACCCCTCGCAGCCTCATCATACACCTTTGGGACCTGGACCTCAGCATCAGCCTGCTGGGACGGGACCTCACTGCCCACTCCAAGGTCAGGGTCCCCACCTCCAGCCTCAAGGACCAAGCAGTATTCCAACACCTACCGCTTCCGGGTTCTGTCCTCATCCTGGCTCTGTATCCCTTCCTCACGGTGTGCAAGGACCTCAGCAGGCATCTCCGGTGCCTGGGCAAATACCTATTCACAGAGCACAGGTGCCACCAACTTTTCAAAACAATTACCATGGGTCAGGATGGCATTAA